One genomic window of Magnolia sinica isolate HGM2019 chromosome 3, MsV1, whole genome shotgun sequence includes the following:
- the LOC131239281 gene encoding uncharacterized protein LOC131239281 isoform X1 — translation MVGAKSKDVIRLERESVVSILKPRLIMKLAYLIEHSSDRNEFLKLCKRVEYTVRAWYFLQFEDLMQLYSLFDPIYGAERLEQQKLSSEEIDVLEQNFLVYLFQVMEKSNYKIVTDEEIDVAQSGQYLLNLPIKVDESKLDKKLLKRFFEQHPQDNLPEFHDKYIIFRRGIGIDRTTDFFFMEKLDMIIARIWSWFLGVTRLQRILSRKRSTRIPKDPKKTDETVDDTEQEDLFVERIRIENMVLSTRNLFGRITIQEPTFDRILVVYRRASTKTNMERGIYVKHFKNIPMADMELVLPEKKNPSLTPMDWVKLLVSAVLGLVALVGSLEMPKADVWVLIAIFSGLIGYCAKIYFTFQQNMSTYQNLITQSMYDKQLDSGRGTLLHLCDDMIQQEVKEVIISFFILMEQGKLTVQELDVRCEELIHEEFGEHCNFDVVDAVQKLEKLGIVSKDSLGRIYCVGLKRANEIIGTTTEELVLKAKQAPVAT, via the exons AACATAGTTCCGACCGGAATGAGTTTTTGAAGCTCTGCAAGAGAGTTGAGTATACTGTTCGTGCTTGGTATTTTCTACAATTCGAGGATCTGATG CAACTTTACTCGCTCTTCGATCCCATTTATGGAGCGGAAAGATTGGAGCAACAGAAGTTATCTTCTGAAGAGATTGATGTTCTTGAACAGAATTTCCTGGTGTACTTGTTTCAG GTAATGGAAAAGAGTAATTATAAGATAGTGACTGATGAAGAGATTGACGTTGCACAGTCTGGCCAATACCTCCTAAATCTTCCCATCAAAGTAGATGAATCAAAG CTTGACAAGAAACTTTTGAAAAGGTTTTTTGAACAGCATCCTCAGGATAATCTCCCAGAATTTCATGATAAG TACATAATTTTCCGTCGGGGGATCGGAATTGACCGTACAACTGATTTCTTTTTCATGGAAAAATTGGATATGATCATTGCACGCATCTGGTCATGGTTTCTTGGAGTAACTAG ACTGCAGCGGATCCTGTCGAGGAAGAGAAGCACGAGGATCCCAAAAGATCCAAAGAAAACTGATGAGACAGTCGATGACACAGAGCAAGAAGATCTATTTGTCGAACGAATTCGAATTGAAAACATGGTACTAAG CACACGGAATCTGTTCGGCAGGATTACAATACAAGAGCCAACTTTTGATCGGATTCTCGTTGTCTACAG GCGGGCCAGCACCAAGACCAACATGGAGCGAGGGATATATGTAAAGCATTTCAAAAACATCCCTATGGCTGATATGGAACTAGTTCTG CCAGAAAAGAAAAATCCAAGTTTAACTCCGATGGACTGGGTTAAGTTACTTGTTTCTGCTGTGCTTGGGCTG GTTGCCCTAGTTGGTTCACTTGAAATGCCTAAAGCTGATGTTTGGGTTCTTATAGCCATCTTTTCTGGACTGATTGGTTATTGTGCAAAAATCTACTTCAC GTTTCAGCAAAATATGTCAACATACCAGAACTTAATCACACAGTCAATGTATGACAAACAGTTGGATAGTGGCAGAGGCACCCTGCTTCACTTGTGCGACGACATGATTCAACAAGAA GTCAAAGAGGTCATAATTTCATTCTTTATTTTGATGGAGCAGGGTAAACTCACAGTTCAG GAGCTTGACGTCCGGTGTGAAGAACTAATTCATGAAGAATTTGGTGAGCATTGCAATTTTGATGTGGTAGATGCAGTCCAAAAGTTAGAGAAGCTAGGCATCGTTTCTAAA GATTCTCTTGGAAGAATTTACTGTGTGGGATTGAAGCGTGCCAATGAGATCATAGGCACCACCACAGAAGAACTGGTGTTGAAAGCAAAACAGGCCCCTGTTGCTACTTGA
- the LOC131239281 gene encoding uncharacterized protein LOC131239281 isoform X2 has translation MVGAKSKDVIRLERESVVSILKPRLIMKLAYLIEHSSDRNEFLKLCKRVEYTVRAWYFLQFEDLMQLYSLFDPIYGAERLEQQKLSSEEIDVLEQNFLVYLFQVMEKSNYKIVTDEEIDVAQSGQYLLNLPIKVDESKLDKKLLKRFFEQHPQDNLPEFHDKYIIFRRGIGIDRTTDFFFMEKLDMIIARIWSWFLGVTRLQRILSRKRSTRIPKDPKKTDETVDDTEQEDLFVERIRIENMVLSTRNLFGRITIQEPTFDRILVVYRRASTKTNMERGIYVKHFKNIPMADMELVLPEKKNPSLTPMDWVKLLVSAVLGLVKEVIISFFILMEQGKLTVQELDVRCEELIHEEFGEHCNFDVVDAVQKLEKLGIVSKDSLGRIYCVGLKRANEIIGTTTEELVLKAKQAPVAT, from the exons AACATAGTTCCGACCGGAATGAGTTTTTGAAGCTCTGCAAGAGAGTTGAGTATACTGTTCGTGCTTGGTATTTTCTACAATTCGAGGATCTGATG CAACTTTACTCGCTCTTCGATCCCATTTATGGAGCGGAAAGATTGGAGCAACAGAAGTTATCTTCTGAAGAGATTGATGTTCTTGAACAGAATTTCCTGGTGTACTTGTTTCAG GTAATGGAAAAGAGTAATTATAAGATAGTGACTGATGAAGAGATTGACGTTGCACAGTCTGGCCAATACCTCCTAAATCTTCCCATCAAAGTAGATGAATCAAAG CTTGACAAGAAACTTTTGAAAAGGTTTTTTGAACAGCATCCTCAGGATAATCTCCCAGAATTTCATGATAAG TACATAATTTTCCGTCGGGGGATCGGAATTGACCGTACAACTGATTTCTTTTTCATGGAAAAATTGGATATGATCATTGCACGCATCTGGTCATGGTTTCTTGGAGTAACTAG ACTGCAGCGGATCCTGTCGAGGAAGAGAAGCACGAGGATCCCAAAAGATCCAAAGAAAACTGATGAGACAGTCGATGACACAGAGCAAGAAGATCTATTTGTCGAACGAATTCGAATTGAAAACATGGTACTAAG CACACGGAATCTGTTCGGCAGGATTACAATACAAGAGCCAACTTTTGATCGGATTCTCGTTGTCTACAG GCGGGCCAGCACCAAGACCAACATGGAGCGAGGGATATATGTAAAGCATTTCAAAAACATCCCTATGGCTGATATGGAACTAGTTCTG CCAGAAAAGAAAAATCCAAGTTTAACTCCGATGGACTGGGTTAAGTTACTTGTTTCTGCTGTGCTTGGGCTG GTCAAAGAGGTCATAATTTCATTCTTTATTTTGATGGAGCAGGGTAAACTCACAGTTCAG GAGCTTGACGTCCGGTGTGAAGAACTAATTCATGAAGAATTTGGTGAGCATTGCAATTTTGATGTGGTAGATGCAGTCCAAAAGTTAGAGAAGCTAGGCATCGTTTCTAAA GATTCTCTTGGAAGAATTTACTGTGTGGGATTGAAGCGTGCCAATGAGATCATAGGCACCACCACAGAAGAACTGGTGTTGAAAGCAAAACAGGCCCCTGTTGCTACTTGA